Proteins found in one Xenopus laevis strain J_2021 chromosome 1L, Xenopus_laevis_v10.1, whole genome shotgun sequence genomic segment:
- the gin1.L gene encoding gypsy retrotransposon integrase-like protein 1 (The RefSeq protein has 3 substitutions compared to this genomic sequence), protein MDPLQVAEEVVESSPNKLEDIYRLLSEGSFPSSFCSIKKKNLKRYARKFTLEGGCLYYVGSKNEEKREVVVDPERRHQIFIESHLTESGHHLGQKKTANRIQSRYYWLGIVKDVIDWIKMCETCQNAEHHKNTPRKCKPVKVDHPWEVLSIAFHGPFPPSSQQNTYVLTVTDFFTKWIEAVALPSNDAAQASKVLANLYYRYGAARNIYCNQGWDFCKEVSRNLYERCNISQTLTQAEASDHTGLDEMTYERLKSSIRMAVSDNPSEWDELLESILFTFRTSINPVTKYTPYFLMFSREIQLSLQTEATEVPNSQGTSNSNNESLVQYTCGVQEQRAAVREIVLANLLATEKQERKSTPRPNRCSPPSFQGHDGIFVSGAVQPVKKFKHTTVMSFKLKNVLFPEGTVAVEEMTS, encoded by the exons ATGGATCCTCTGCAGGTAGCAGAGGAGGTGGTGGAGTCAAGTCCCAATAAACTGGAGGATATATATAGGCTCCTGTCTGAGGGATCTTTCCCATCATCTTTCTGCTCCATCAAGAAGAAAAACCTTAAACGATACGCCAGAAAGTTTACCCTGGAAG GCGGCTGCTTATACTATGTGGGATCaaaaaatgaagagaaacggGAAGTGGTGGTGGATCCAGAAAGAAGGCACCAAATTTTCATTGAAAGCCATCTTACAGAATCTGGCCATCACCTAGGGCAGAAGAAAACTGCTAACCGGATTCAAAGCAGATATTACTGGCTGGGAATTGTAAAGGATGTTATTGACTGG ATCAAAATGTGCGAGACATGTCAAAATGCAGAGCATCACAAAAACACACCCAGAAAATGCAAGCCTGTGAAAGTGGATCATCCTTGGGAGGTTCTGAGCATTGCTTTTCATG GGCCTTTCCCTCCAAGTTCTCAGCAGAACACCTATGTATTAACTGTAACAGATTTTTATACTAAATGGATAGAAGCTGTTGCCTTGCCGAATAATGATGCTGCACAGGCCTCCAAGGTGCTGGCTAATCTGTATTACAG ATATGGGGCTGCaagaaatatttattgtaatcAAGGATGGGACTTCTGTAAAGAG gtgagcaggaacctctaTGAGAGGTGCAACATATCACAAACACTAACGCAAGCTGAAGCAAGTGACCACACTGGTCTGGATGAGATGACCTATGAAGGGCTGAAATCCTCCATAAGGATGGCAGTGAGTGACAATCCAAGTGAATGGGATGAACTCCTGGAATCTATTTTATTCACTTTCCGAACATCTATCAATCCTGTGACAAAGTACACACCTTATTTCCTGATGTTCAGTAGGGAGATACAGTTGTCATTGCAG ACTGAAGCAACTGAAGTTCCCAATAGCCAAGGAACATCTAATAGCAATAATGAAAGTCTCGTCCAATACACATGTGGAGTGCAGGAACAAAGAGCAGCAGTACGAGAAATA GTACTTGCCAATTTATTAGCAACTGAAAAACAGGAAAGGAAAAGTACACCAAGGCCCAACAGATGCTCGCCTCCATCTTTTCAAGGGCATGATGGGATTTTTGTCAGTGGTGCAGTTCAGCCTGTGAAAAAGTTCAAGCATACCACTGTCATGTCttttaaacttaaaaatgtgttatttccTGAAGGAACTGTAGCTGTTGAAGAAATGACAAGCTGA
- the gin1.L gene encoding gypsy retrotransposon integrase-like protein 1 isoform X1, which yields MVTMDPLQVAEEVVESSPNKLEDIYRLLSEGSFPSSFCSIKKKNLKRYARKFTLEGGCLYYVGSKNEEKREVVVDPERRHQIFIESHLTESGHHLGQKKTANRIQSRYYWLGIVKDVIDWIKMCETCQNAEHHKNTPRKCKPVKVDHPWEVLSIAFHGPFPPSSQQNTYVLTVTDFYTKWIEAVALPNNDAAQASKVLANLYYRYGAARNIYCNQGWDFCKEVSRNLYERCNISQTLTQAEASDHTGLDEMTYEGLKSSIRMAVSDNPSEWDELLESILFTFRTSINPVTKYTPYFLMFSREIQLSLQTEATEVPNSQGTSNSNNESLVQYTCGVQEQRAAVLANLLATEKQERKSTPRPNRCSPPSFQGHDGIFVSGAVQPVKKFKHTTVMSFKLKNVLFPEGTVAVEEMTS from the exons ATGGTAACCATGGATCCTCTGCAGGTAGCAGAGGAGGTGGTGGAGTCAAGTCCCAATAAACTGGAGGATATATATAGGCTCCTGTCTGAGGGATCTTTCCCATCATCTTTCTGCTCCATCAAGAAGAAAAACCTTAAACGATACGCCAGAAAGTTTACCCTGGAAG GCGGCTGCTTATACTATGTGGGATCaaaaaatgaagagaaacggGAAGTGGTGGTGGATCCAGAAAGAAGGCACCAAATTTTCATTGAAAGCCATCTTACAGAATCTGGCCATCACCTAGGGCAGAAGAAAACTGCTAACCGGATTCAAAGCAGATATTACTGGCTGGGAATTGTAAAGGATGTTATTGACTGG ATCAAAATGTGCGAGACATGTCAAAATGCAGAGCATCACAAAAACACACCCAGAAAATGCAAGCCTGTGAAAGTGGATCATCCTTGGGAGGTTCTGAGCATTGCTTTTCATG GGCCTTTCCCTCCAAGTTCTCAGCAGAACACCTATGTATTAACTGTAACAGATTTTTATACTAAATGGATAGAAGCTGTTGCCTTGCCGAATAATGATGCTGCACAGGCCTCCAAGGTGCTGGCTAATCTGTATTACAG ATATGGGGCTGCaagaaatatttattgtaatcAAGGATGGGACTTCTGTAAAGAG gtgagcaggaacctctaTGAGAGGTGCAACATATCACAAACACTAACGCAAGCTGAAGCAAGTGACCACACTGGTCTGGATGAGATGACCTATGAAGGGCTGAAATCCTCCATAAGGATGGCAGTGAGTGACAATCCAAGTGAATGGGATGAACTCCTGGAATCTATTTTATTCACTTTCCGAACATCTATCAATCCTGTGACAAAGTACACACCTTATTTCCTGATGTTCAGTAGGGAGATACAGTTGTCATTGCAG ACTGAAGCAACTGAAGTTCCCAATAGCCAAGGAACATCTAATAGCAATAATGAAAGTCTCGTCCAATACACATGTGGAGTGCAGGAACAAAGAGCAGCA GTACTTGCCAATTTATTAGCAACTGAAAAACAGGAAAGGAAAAGTACACCAAGGCCCAACAGATGCTCGCCTCCATCTTTTCAAGGGCATGATGGGATTTTTGTCAGTGGTGCAGTTCAGCCTGTGAAAAAGTTCAAGCATACCACTGTCATGTCttttaaacttaaaaatgtgttatttccTGAAGGAACTGTAGCTGTTGAAGAAATGACAAGCTGA